One Halostagnicola kamekurae DNA segment encodes these proteins:
- a CDS encoding polysaccharide deacetylase family protein, whose translation MDSESKRRQFLGALAAGTVSLTAGCTDALNEIRSSETESDDGSPGDGSSDGNRDVPNIDGGAVVFVYDDGPMSDYELAFPVHQEFDIPASTGIVTEWMDREDFNGGNWMGESELTELADAGWEIMAHTTGHNALGEFELVEDVDPGDTRIYPEKRNHGFHQIYDLEITDGENSVRRTITASSTDETGPYIEFEEEIGESFAAGETVERYPEDLMNQFLGDCKEQLESMDFSVDTLLAPYDIVDEWALEFATDHYDGIANVNPGSMLNPKDEFDPFDTNRNFFIEYTTTENTKAQLANVERQEAIAIIGAHTFKETVTESKLRDVLEWVDDSDLEPVTFRDAIRATADGSE comes from the coding sequence ATGGATTCCGAATCGAAACGTCGCCAGTTTCTCGGCGCACTCGCGGCCGGGACCGTCTCACTGACGGCCGGCTGTACAGACGCGTTGAACGAAATCCGGTCGTCCGAAACCGAAAGCGACGACGGTTCGCCGGGCGACGGCTCGAGCGACGGTAACCGGGACGTTCCGAACATCGACGGCGGCGCGGTCGTCTTCGTCTACGACGACGGGCCCATGTCCGACTACGAACTGGCGTTTCCGGTCCATCAGGAGTTCGATATTCCCGCCAGCACCGGTATCGTCACGGAGTGGATGGACCGCGAGGACTTCAACGGCGGTAACTGGATGGGAGAATCAGAACTCACCGAACTCGCCGACGCCGGGTGGGAGATCATGGCTCATACGACCGGGCACAACGCCCTCGGTGAGTTCGAACTCGTCGAAGACGTCGATCCTGGCGACACGCGAATTTACCCCGAAAAGCGAAACCACGGCTTTCACCAGATATACGACCTCGAGATCACCGACGGGGAAAACAGCGTTCGTCGGACTATCACCGCCTCGTCAACCGACGAGACGGGGCCATACATCGAGTTCGAAGAGGAGATCGGAGAATCGTTCGCGGCCGGCGAAACCGTCGAACGCTACCCCGAGGACCTGATGAACCAGTTCCTCGGCGACTGCAAGGAGCAACTCGAGTCGATGGACTTCTCGGTCGATACGCTCCTCGCTCCGTACGACATCGTCGACGAGTGGGCCCTCGAGTTCGCGACCGACCACTACGACGGCATCGCGAACGTGAACCCGGGTTCGATGCTCAATCCGAAAGACGAGTTCGATCCGTTCGACACGAACCGGAACTTTTTCATCGAGTACACCACCACCGAGAATACCAAAGCACAGCTCGCAAACGTCGAACGACAGGAAGCGATAGCGATCATCGGCGCGCACACGTTCAAAGAGACCGTGACCGAATCGAAGCTTCGAGACGTTCTCGAGTGGGTCGACGACAGCGACCTCGAGCCGGTCACCTTCCGAGACGCGATCAGAGCGACCGCGGACGGCTCCGAGTAG
- the glmM gene encoding phosphoglucosamine mutase has translation MFGTSGIRGVVGDDVTAALALAVGRAVASEGYDRVVVGRDARASGDVLCDALTAGLRECGTDVLEAGVAPTPTVARAVDWLEADAGVVVTASHNPKTDNGIKLWSADGSAFDPDQCAAVSRRIETESYEVGGWDEYGSLESAGDVLERHESALLESVSLEDPPSVVVDVGNGTGAITARALASAGCDVETLNGQQDGRFPGRPSEPTAETLSTLAALVETTDARLGIAHDGDADRMVAVDETGSFVPKDVLLALFARRAATDTDGACVAAPVDTSLAVDDALEGVGASVTRTRVGDVFVAERATRDDVVFGGEPSGAWIWPDEAMCPDGPLAACKLVEFVADRGPLSSLVDGVETYPIQRTSIETDRKEDVMDRVRDRVRERYDEVDTLDGVYVDADDGWILLRASGTEPLVRVTAEARSDTRARTLFEDGVALVEDAASSIGDSAGTPEVASTDGAAH, from the coding sequence ATGTTCGGAACGAGCGGAATACGAGGAGTCGTCGGAGACGATGTCACGGCCGCCCTCGCGCTGGCCGTCGGTCGCGCCGTCGCCTCGGAGGGGTACGACCGCGTCGTCGTCGGGCGAGACGCCCGAGCGAGCGGCGACGTGCTGTGCGACGCGCTCACCGCGGGGCTGCGAGAGTGCGGGACGGACGTGCTCGAGGCCGGCGTCGCGCCGACGCCGACGGTCGCCAGGGCGGTCGACTGGCTCGAGGCGGATGCCGGCGTCGTCGTTACGGCCTCGCACAACCCCAAGACGGACAACGGGATCAAACTCTGGTCGGCGGACGGCTCCGCGTTCGATCCCGACCAGTGTGCGGCCGTCTCGAGGCGGATCGAGACCGAATCCTACGAGGTAGGCGGGTGGGACGAGTACGGCTCGCTCGAGTCCGCGGGCGACGTCCTCGAGCGACACGAATCGGCGCTGCTCGAGAGCGTGTCACTCGAGGACCCGCCGAGCGTCGTCGTCGACGTCGGCAACGGGACCGGAGCGATCACCGCTCGAGCGCTCGCGAGCGCGGGCTGTGACGTCGAGACGTTGAACGGACAGCAGGACGGTCGGTTCCCGGGTCGGCCGAGCGAGCCGACCGCAGAGACGCTCTCGACGCTCGCCGCGCTCGTCGAAACGACGGACGCGCGGCTCGGAATCGCCCACGACGGCGACGCGGACCGAATGGTCGCCGTCGACGAGACGGGGTCGTTCGTCCCCAAAGACGTGCTGTTGGCGCTCTTCGCGCGCCGCGCCGCCACCGACACGGACGGCGCGTGCGTCGCCGCTCCCGTCGACACGAGTTTGGCCGTCGACGACGCCCTCGAGGGCGTCGGAGCGTCGGTGACCAGAACGCGGGTCGGTGACGTGTTCGTCGCCGAGCGAGCGACTCGAGACGACGTGGTCTTCGGCGGCGAGCCGAGCGGCGCGTGGATCTGGCCCGACGAAGCGATGTGCCCGGACGGCCCGCTCGCGGCCTGCAAACTCGTCGAGTTCGTCGCCGACCGCGGGCCGCTGTCGTCGCTCGTCGACGGCGTCGAGACGTATCCGATCCAGCGGACCTCCATCGAAACCGATCGGAAGGAAGACGTGATGGACCGCGTTCGCGACCGCGTCCGCGAGCGCTACGACGAGGTCGATACGCTCGACGGCGTCTACGTCGACGCCGACGACGGCTGGATTCTCCTCAGAGCCAGCGGGACGGAACCGCTCGTACGGGTCACGGCCGAAGCCCGATCCGACACTCGAGCCCGGACGCTGTTCGAGGACGGCGTCGCCCTCGTCGAGGACGCGGCATCCTCGATCGGTGACTCCGCGGGTACTCCCGAGGTCGCCTCGACCGACGGGGCGGCCCACTGA
- a CDS encoding right-handed parallel beta-helix repeat-containing protein produces the protein MAKRSGYQFSNHEKTSTHPSHTDDSESTVQESTTSQSRRSFLRASAVAGIASLGALTAASGAASAHHEEYDDIVNVVDAGADPTGSESITPVLEDIRADNTAFEFPEGEYYMDEQFRFTNYENIGFFGHGATIIPADFYDFHGPQFRLFRLGTYLNPGKRLRFEGFDIDQTAPDTGIRVIGTNVTDQFEVRDITIHGQHESGTWGPALFGISDPNGKGIVERFRAPDGGLFGDYTPNAGNTWKGPIGIEANMNQGTLEFIDCELDGFPSTGLYASGSDGRVLVEGGTYRNNGTASLRIGGRDSEVRDVTIEVDEEPSYGLGQRGLRIENSDGVYVDNVDISITAPHPNSHAVSVMNTCNGLQLENCSIDMRGDRVNHGIVVSPQAGEAWINKVDIVHETLGGYPIWIRDSESDDRILVERVDISGEAGVEGGFRDGIWCGRNNCRFSTFVVDQPGRGDVNRNGIMITGDDTEIYRGEFYASQYPYIDQGHNNHIRNSVMISDDEDLEGARLYSTASEPTLQYNKIANGIDDLGASSVSSWHNEP, from the coding sequence ATGGCGAAACGAAGCGGTTACCAATTTTCGAACCACGAAAAAACATCGACCCATCCCTCACACACCGACGATTCGGAGTCGACTGTACAGGAATCTACAACGAGCCAATCCAGACGATCATTCCTTCGTGCCAGTGCGGTTGCCGGTATCGCGTCGCTGGGAGCACTCACAGCGGCCAGCGGGGCCGCGAGCGCACACCACGAGGAATACGACGACATCGTAAACGTCGTCGACGCTGGGGCCGATCCGACCGGATCGGAGTCGATTACGCCCGTTCTCGAGGACATCCGAGCGGACAACACCGCGTTCGAGTTTCCGGAAGGCGAGTACTACATGGACGAGCAGTTCCGGTTTACGAACTACGAAAACATCGGGTTTTTCGGCCACGGTGCGACGATAATTCCGGCAGACTTCTACGACTTCCACGGACCGCAGTTCCGACTGTTTCGGCTCGGGACGTACCTCAACCCGGGGAAACGGCTCCGGTTCGAGGGCTTCGATATCGACCAGACCGCGCCCGATACGGGTATTCGAGTGATCGGGACGAACGTCACCGATCAGTTCGAAGTGCGTGATATTACGATTCACGGACAACACGAGAGCGGGACGTGGGGGCCGGCCCTGTTCGGGATTTCCGACCCGAACGGCAAGGGCATCGTCGAACGATTCCGCGCGCCCGACGGCGGTCTCTTCGGCGACTACACGCCGAATGCGGGAAACACCTGGAAGGGGCCGATCGGGATCGAGGCGAACATGAACCAGGGGACCCTCGAGTTCATCGACTGCGAGCTCGACGGTTTCCCGAGTACCGGACTATACGCGTCCGGCAGTGACGGAAGAGTCCTCGTCGAGGGAGGAACGTACCGAAACAACGGCACCGCGAGTCTCCGCATCGGCGGTAGAGACAGCGAGGTCAGGGACGTGACGATCGAAGTCGACGAGGAGCCATCGTACGGTCTCGGCCAGCGCGGGCTTCGTATCGAAAACAGCGACGGCGTATACGTCGACAACGTCGACATCTCGATCACGGCCCCGCACCCGAACAGTCACGCCGTTTCGGTGATGAACACGTGCAACGGCTTACAGCTCGAGAACTGTTCGATCGACATGCGGGGCGATCGGGTGAACCACGGCATCGTCGTCTCCCCACAGGCAGGCGAAGCGTGGATTAACAAGGTCGATATCGTCCACGAGACCTTGGGCGGCTATCCGATCTGGATTCGCGATTCCGAAAGCGACGACCGCATTCTCGTCGAGCGAGTCGACATCTCGGGAGAGGCCGGCGTCGAAGGCGGGTTCCGCGACGGCATCTGGTGTGGCAGAAACAACTGTCGGTTCAGCACCTTCGTCGTCGATCAGCCCGGACGCGGCGACGTCAACCGAAACGGCATCATGATAACGGGCGACGACACGGAGATCTATCGCGGCGAGTTCTACGCGAGTCAGTACCCCTACATCGATCAGGGCCACAACAACCACATTCGCAACTCGGTCATGATCTCCGACGACGAGGACCTCGAGGGGGCGCGCCTGTACTCGACCGCCTCGGAACCGACGCTCCAGTACAATAAGATCGCCAACGGAATCGACGACCTCGGAGCCTCGTCGGTCAGCAGTTGGCACAACGAGCCATAG
- the ppc gene encoding phosphoenolpyruvate carboxylase gives MDLHNRDVRQDVRELGALLGDVLEQQTSRRAFDTVESCRQTAIEYRSGDLESRDPLISELEGLSPHQQRIVARAFTTYFELINLAEERERVRSIREGSQEGSLADSLEMVAEELGEEDLETAQQILDDVLIEPTFTAHPTEARRKTVKSKLRAVANHLETLDERLLTDKERSQVWRDVDAEVTSLWQTPQVRKRQPEPEDEARNVQWYLENTLFDVVGEVYDEFGVALEEELEGDVDLPKLFEFRSWAGSDRDGNPYVTPEVTANTLERQRSVVLERYREQLKRLSGVLSQDGSRLEVDGPFEASLETDRERLPGSAQTAETRYPGEPYRQKLKLMRERLDRVGDVRPGGYSDADELLGDLELIATSLRENGAETVVEAHVDPILRQVETFGFSLASLDLREHQAKHTDAIAEALEREGIDYRGLSEDERVEFLTDAVLQDETVIDLEAVEDLSDASTRVLTLFDELADWQTEYGVEAIDTYAISMTDEPSHVLEVLFLADQSGIVSLPEHCGIDIVPLLETEYALSGARRIMGTLFENEAYAQALKARGRTQEIMLGYSDSNKENGFLAANWSLYKNQRRLGEICDDYDVTMRLFHGRGGSISRGGGPMNEALLALPNSTVTGQVKFTEQGEAIAEKYGNPRIAERNIEQMLNAQLRARRNAINQPEEEIREEWFEAMETMATAARREYRDLLESDGFVQYFEQATPITVIEDLDLGSRPASRSSERTVEDLRAIPWVFSWTQSRCILPGWYAIAAGVSAYLDEGGSMETLQEMYDEWPFFRSTLDNAALSLSRTELEIAAEYADLADEELREEFFSRLSDEYEQAAEYVTTIGRRDQLHTRDWLGENLERRNPYVDPLNVLQTYLLDQSHRTDVEERTLRLTVKGIAAGMKNTG, from the coding sequence ATGGACCTGCACAACAGGGACGTCCGACAGGACGTGCGCGAGCTGGGTGCACTGCTCGGTGACGTCCTCGAGCAACAGACCTCACGGCGGGCGTTCGACACGGTCGAATCGTGTCGACAGACCGCGATCGAGTACCGCTCCGGCGATCTCGAGAGTCGGGATCCGCTGATCTCCGAACTCGAGGGGCTCTCGCCCCACCAACAGCGGATCGTCGCCCGCGCGTTTACGACGTACTTCGAACTGATCAACCTCGCCGAGGAGCGAGAGCGAGTCCGGTCGATCCGAGAGGGATCACAGGAGGGCTCGCTCGCGGACAGCCTCGAGATGGTCGCCGAGGAGCTCGGCGAGGAGGATCTCGAGACCGCACAGCAGATCCTCGACGACGTGCTCATCGAACCGACGTTCACCGCGCACCCGACCGAAGCGCGGCGGAAAACCGTCAAATCCAAGCTCCGGGCGGTCGCGAACCACCTCGAGACGCTCGACGAACGGCTCCTGACCGACAAGGAGCGAAGCCAGGTCTGGCGCGACGTCGACGCGGAGGTGACGAGCCTCTGGCAGACGCCGCAGGTTCGCAAACGCCAGCCCGAGCCCGAAGACGAGGCCCGAAACGTGCAGTGGTACCTCGAGAACACCCTCTTCGACGTCGTCGGCGAAGTCTACGACGAGTTCGGCGTCGCGCTCGAGGAGGAACTCGAGGGGGACGTCGACCTGCCGAAGCTGTTCGAGTTCCGGTCGTGGGCCGGCAGCGACCGCGACGGCAACCCCTACGTGACCCCAGAAGTCACCGCGAACACCTTAGAGCGCCAGCGCTCGGTCGTCTTAGAGCGGTACCGCGAACAGCTCAAACGCCTGTCCGGCGTCCTGAGTCAGGACGGCAGCCGCCTCGAGGTCGACGGCCCCTTCGAGGCGAGCCTCGAAACCGACCGCGAGCGCCTGCCCGGCAGCGCACAGACCGCGGAGACCCGGTATCCGGGCGAACCCTACCGACAGAAGTTGAAGCTGATGCGCGAGCGACTCGACCGGGTCGGTGACGTCCGTCCGGGCGGGTATTCGGACGCCGACGAACTCCTGGGCGACCTCGAGTTGATCGCCACCAGCCTGCGAGAAAACGGCGCGGAAACCGTCGTCGAGGCCCACGTGGACCCGATTCTCCGGCAGGTCGAGACGTTCGGCTTCTCACTTGCCAGTCTCGACCTCCGCGAACACCAGGCGAAACACACCGACGCCATCGCCGAGGCCCTCGAGCGCGAGGGGATCGACTACCGCGGGCTCTCGGAGGACGAGCGCGTCGAGTTCCTCACTGACGCCGTCTTGCAAGACGAGACGGTGATCGACCTCGAGGCCGTCGAAGACCTCTCGGACGCTTCGACGCGCGTGCTCACCCTCTTCGACGAACTCGCGGACTGGCAGACCGAGTACGGCGTCGAGGCGATCGACACCTACGCCATTTCGATGACCGACGAACCGAGCCACGTCCTCGAAGTGCTCTTTCTGGCCGATCAGTCGGGCATCGTCTCGCTGCCCGAACACTGCGGCATCGACATCGTCCCGCTGCTCGAGACCGAGTACGCCCTCTCGGGTGCCCGCCGCATCATGGGGACGCTCTTCGAGAACGAGGCCTACGCCCAGGCCCTGAAAGCCCGCGGGCGAACCCAGGAGATCATGCTGGGGTACTCGGACTCGAACAAGGAGAACGGCTTCCTGGCGGCGAACTGGTCGCTGTATAAGAACCAACGCCGACTGGGTGAGATCTGCGACGATTACGACGTGACGATGCGGCTGTTCCACGGCCGCGGCGGCTCGATCTCTCGGGGTGGCGGCCCGATGAACGAGGCGTTGCTGGCGCTGCCGAACAGCACCGTGACGGGGCAGGTCAAGTTCACCGAACAGGGCGAGGCGATCGCCGAGAAGTACGGCAACCCGCGCATCGCCGAGCGAAACATCGAGCAGATGTTAAACGCCCAGCTTCGCGCGCGCCGAAACGCGATTAACCAGCCCGAAGAGGAGATCCGCGAGGAGTGGTTCGAGGCCATGGAGACCATGGCGACCGCCGCGCGACGGGAGTATCGCGACCTCTTAGAGAGCGACGGCTTCGTCCAGTACTTCGAACAGGCGACGCCGATCACCGTCATCGAGGATCTGGACCTGGGCTCGCGGCCCGCTTCCCGAAGTAGCGAGCGGACGGTCGAGGACCTGCGGGCGATCCCGTGGGTCTTCTCGTGGACCCAGTCGCGGTGTATCCTCCCCGGCTGGTACGCGATCGCCGCGGGGGTGAGCGCGTACCTGGACGAGGGCGGCTCGATGGAGACGCTCCAGGAGATGTACGACGAGTGGCCGTTCTTCCGCTCGACGCTCGACAACGCCGCGCTCTCGCTGTCGCGAACCGAACTCGAGATCGCCGCGGAGTACGCCGATCTCGCCGACGAGGAGCTGCGCGAGGAGTTCTTCTCCCGCCTCAGCGACGAGTACGAGCAAGCCGCCGAGTACGTCACGACGATCGGTCGGCGCGACCAGTTACACACTCGCGACTGGCTCGGCGAGAACTTGGAGCGACGGAACCCCTACGTCGATCCGTTGAACGTGCTACAGACGTACCTGCTGGATCAATCCCACAGAACCGACGTCGAGGAGCGAACGCTCAGACTGACTGTCAAGGGAATCGCGGCCGGAATGAAAAACACCGGATAA
- a CDS encoding alkaline phosphatase family protein — MTRESDQDDGASIENEASSGLDTLLIGIDAGCIPVFDRLSDADLIPTIDRLCADGVRAPLESQIPPWTPSAWPSIYTGVNPGQHGVVGFVGYDGYDYHVSSNEDVREHTIWDLLDRHGRSSVIVNAPVTHPPDEFDGAVIPGFLGPEDPPCHPTGVLEDVREVIGDYRVYPNYTRDDETVSDDEKIAEYLNLVEMRGDAFRYLVDEFDPDFGFLQFQKTDTVFHEFEGEQSKVDAVYERTDEQIAKTLEACDPDRVFLVSDHGMGPYEGYEFRLNEFLRDEGYIETMTGGKGMPSWTPMRRRLREGEDVETWEPGATARAASIAAQFGVTATRIREALERVGLADIAIKYAPGGVSRTANEQVDFAESTAYLRARTELGVRINLEGRDPNGVVPPSRYEPLREELIDALEDVETPDGEPIFETVAPREEYFHGDCVEETVDIVTIPADFEHALTEQLGGDGYFGPAEPWNHKLDGIFAATGAGIDDEATIDRAHLYDVAPTVLAAMGIPHSDRMDGDVVPVVDPVEPVSYPDYSETESVDRPGTDEDVTERLADLGYMD; from the coding sequence ATGACTAGAGAGTCAGACCAAGACGACGGTGCATCGATCGAGAACGAGGCGTCGAGCGGGCTCGACACGCTGCTCATCGGTATCGACGCCGGTTGCATTCCGGTTTTCGACCGCCTCTCAGATGCGGATCTCATTCCGACTATCGACCGACTCTGTGCGGACGGCGTTCGAGCGCCTCTCGAGTCCCAGATCCCGCCCTGGACGCCGAGCGCGTGGCCGTCGATCTACACCGGCGTCAATCCCGGCCAGCACGGCGTCGTCGGCTTTGTCGGCTACGACGGCTACGACTACCACGTCTCGAGCAACGAGGACGTCCGCGAACACACGATCTGGGACCTGCTGGACCGACACGGCCGCTCGAGCGTGATCGTCAACGCGCCGGTCACCCACCCGCCGGACGAGTTCGACGGCGCGGTCATCCCCGGATTTCTTGGGCCGGAAGACCCGCCGTGTCACCCGACGGGCGTGCTCGAGGACGTCCGCGAGGTGATCGGCGACTACCGGGTGTATCCGAACTACACCCGCGACGACGAGACGGTCTCGGACGACGAAAAGATCGCGGAGTACCTCAACCTCGTCGAGATGCGCGGGGACGCGTTTCGCTACCTCGTCGACGAGTTCGATCCCGACTTCGGGTTCCTCCAGTTCCAGAAGACGGACACGGTCTTTCACGAGTTCGAAGGCGAGCAGTCGAAAGTCGATGCGGTGTACGAGCGGACCGACGAACAGATCGCGAAGACGCTCGAGGCCTGTGACCCAGACCGGGTCTTTCTCGTGAGCGATCACGGGATGGGGCCCTACGAGGGCTACGAGTTCCGACTCAACGAGTTCCTCCGCGACGAGGGCTACATCGAGACCATGACCGGCGGGAAGGGAATGCCGTCCTGGACGCCGATGCGACGCCGACTCCGAGAGGGCGAAGACGTCGAGACCTGGGAACCCGGCGCGACCGCCCGCGCCGCGTCCATCGCCGCCCAGTTCGGCGTGACCGCGACTCGCATCAGGGAGGCCCTCGAGCGGGTCGGCCTCGCCGACATCGCGATCAAGTACGCGCCCGGTGGGGTTTCTCGAACCGCGAACGAGCAGGTCGACTTCGCGGAATCGACAGCCTATCTTCGGGCTCGCACCGAACTCGGGGTCCGGATCAACCTCGAGGGACGCGATCCGAACGGCGTCGTCCCGCCCTCGCGGTACGAACCGCTCCGCGAGGAACTGATCGACGCACTCGAGGACGTCGAGACGCCCGACGGGGAACCGATTTTCGAAACGGTGGCGCCTCGAGAGGAGTACTTCCACGGCGACTGCGTCGAGGAGACCGTCGACATCGTCACGATACCCGCGGACTTCGAGCACGCGCTGACCGAGCAGCTGGGCGGTGACGGCTACTTCGGCCCGGCCGAGCCATGGAATCACAAACTCGACGGTATCTTCGCCGCCACCGGTGCCGGCATCGACGACGAGGCGACGATCGACCGCGCTCACCTCTACGACGTCGCACCGACCGTGCTGGCGGCGATGGGGATTCCACACAGCGACCGCATGGACGGGGACGTCGTGCCGGTCGTCGATCCGGTCGAGCCAGTCTCGTACCCCGACTACTCGGAGACGGAATCCGTAGATCGACCTGGGACGGACGAAGACGTAACGGAACGTCTCGCTGATCTCGGTTACATGGACTAA
- a CDS encoding helix-turn-helix domain-containing protein → MGFISEVHVVHDDLLLVPTIKRHPEATIKYKHDTVVDGSRLYFVSVFTEDYDALEETMVTDETVAASERVATFENRAIYRVTADAGPDIVPDACIKRGIYVFSIVSGDPGWIVRLHLPDRSALADFQEYCREYGVSFRIKQLYESTASTGESYLLTEQQREILSIAYFSGYYDIPRSVSQDYLAERLEISNSAVSQRLRRAIAQLLRVVLEEQQRPRS, encoded by the coding sequence ATGGGATTTATCTCCGAGGTGCACGTCGTCCACGACGACTTGCTGTTAGTGCCAACGATAAAGCGACATCCGGAGGCGACGATCAAGTACAAGCACGACACCGTCGTCGACGGCTCGAGGCTATACTTCGTGTCGGTGTTCACCGAAGACTACGACGCGCTCGAGGAGACGATGGTCACAGACGAGACAGTGGCAGCGTCCGAGCGCGTCGCCACGTTCGAAAACCGAGCGATCTATCGCGTCACGGCCGACGCGGGCCCCGATATCGTTCCCGATGCATGTATCAAACGCGGTATCTACGTCTTCTCGATCGTCAGCGGCGATCCCGGCTGGATCGTTCGACTCCACCTTCCGGACCGATCGGCGCTGGCCGATTTTCAGGAGTACTGCCGGGAGTACGGCGTCTCCTTTCGGATCAAACAGCTCTACGAATCGACGGCCTCGACCGGAGAGTCCTACCTTCTTACCGAACAACAACGTGAGATCCTTTCGATAGCGTACTTCTCCGGCTACTACGACATCCCCAGATCCGTTTCACAGGACTACCTCGCCGAGCGACTCGAGATTTCGAACTCCGCGGTGTCACAGCGCCTTCGGCGTGCGATCGCACAGTTACTCCGTGTCGTGCTCGAGGAGCAACAGCGACCGCGTTCGTAG
- the glmU gene encoding bifunctional sugar-1-phosphate nucleotidylyltransferase/acetyltransferase — protein sequence MQTIVLAAGQGTRMRPLTESLPKPMLPVADGSLVEHNMRAAVAAGTDELILVVGYEGETVRDAFGDTFEGVPVRYATQDSQEGTADALRAASAHVDGPFAVLNGDIVYRQESLAALFEAAPSVGSTRVSNPSNYGILDVVDGTVTGIVEKPADPPGNLANAGAYVFPERALEHLDVPKSERGEFEITDILARVIDDVAVGHVELDDWLDVGRPWELLEANEWKLGQLETAVNGTVSPDAELSGPVVVEEGATVRSGVVVEGPALIRSGATVGPNAYVRGATLIDEGASVGHAVEIKNSVLMAGASVNHLSYVGDSVVGRDANLGAGTTVANLRHDERPVTMTVSGDPVSTDRRKFGVVLGDRVKTGINTSLNAGVSLSEGATTTPGETVTFDR from the coding sequence ATGCAAACGATCGTTCTCGCTGCGGGGCAGGGCACTCGAATGCGGCCGCTTACGGAATCGCTGCCGAAGCCGATGCTGCCGGTCGCCGACGGTTCGCTGGTCGAACACAACATGCGGGCGGCGGTTGCGGCGGGCACAGACGAGTTGATTCTCGTGGTCGGCTACGAGGGTGAGACGGTCCGCGACGCGTTCGGCGACACGTTCGAGGGCGTGCCAGTCCGGTACGCGACACAGGATTCTCAGGAGGGGACCGCCGACGCGCTCCGGGCCGCGAGTGCGCACGTCGACGGACCCTTCGCCGTCTTGAACGGGGATATCGTCTACCGTCAGGAATCGCTCGCGGCGCTGTTCGAGGCGGCCCCGAGCGTCGGTTCGACGCGCGTTTCGAACCCCTCCAACTACGGGATTCTCGACGTGGTCGACGGCACCGTCACCGGCATCGTCGAAAAGCCGGCCGACCCGCCGGGGAACCTCGCGAACGCCGGCGCGTACGTCTTTCCCGAGCGGGCGCTCGAGCATCTCGATGTTCCCAAGAGCGAGCGCGGCGAGTTCGAGATCACCGACATCCTCGCTCGAGTGATCGACGACGTCGCGGTCGGTCACGTCGAACTCGACGACTGGCTCGATGTCGGCCGCCCCTGGGAGCTGCTCGAGGCGAACGAGTGGAAGCTGGGACAGCTCGAGACGGCAGTCAACGGGACGGTCAGCCCGGACGCCGAACTCTCCGGTCCGGTCGTCGTCGAGGAGGGCGCGACTGTCCGATCCGGGGTCGTCGTCGAGGGGCCGGCGCTGATTCGATCCGGCGCGACCGTCGGACCGAACGCCTACGTCCGCGGGGCAACACTGATCGACGAAGGGGCGTCCGTCGGCCATGCGGTCGAGATCAAAAACAGCGTCCTGATGGCGGGCGCGAGCGTCAATCACCTCTCGTACGTCGGCGACAGCGTCGTCGGCCGCGACGCGAACCTCGGTGCCGGAACGACGGTCGCGAACCTCAGACACGACGAGCGCCCGGTGACGATGACGGTTTCGGGCGATCCGGTCTCGACCGACCGCCGAAAGTTCGGCGTCGTCCTCGGCGACAGGGTCAAGACGGGGATCAACACCAGTCTGAACGCCGGCGTCTCGCTCTCGGAGGGAGCGACGACGACCCCCGGCGAAACCGTCACGTTCGATCGATAA